The Paenibacillus sp. FSL R7-0345 DNA segment GATTCCACCCGCAAAATCACCCTCTCGGGCAGAGGGGATGAAATACGCATCAACAATTCCGGTAATCGCGGCGCTGCCCGTTCCCCCGCCCCGGCTCTGCGACCAGGCGTTAATGGCATTCTGCAGTGAGCTGTTGATGAAATTAAGCTCAACCTGCTGGTCGCCTGCAGAGATCAGCAGCAGTATATCTTGAGCGGACAAGCTCCAGCTGTCATATACATCGCTTGCAAAATCGGTGGCATCCGCGCCGCTCAGTGAGTCTATAGTTAATACGTGAAAGGTATAGCGTCCGTCTGCGGCGGTCCCGGCAATTGCTGCTGCCTCCTGTGAGGAGAGCATTCCGGCTTCATCGGTAACTAATCCCTGCTGTGCGGGGAGTCCGGCAGCCTGAACTCCGGTGATCCACAGTACGCTGAGGATCAGAAAAAGAGACATTATTTTTTTCAATGTGAGCACACTCCGTTCAAAGGGACTATGGCCCGGTTTATTATTGTGATTATACCCTATTACGCAGGTGAAATCCCAACGGTGCAGTACCGGACAACTTTCAGCAGCATATTTATCGCCATCCGCGAAGCCGGATAGACAAAAAAACCGCACTCCCCTAAACGGGAATGCGGTAATTGGCGTGTCTGCTATCTGGTTTGCAGGCAGAGTATATATTGCAGGCGGGATTTGATTTCCTTTTGCCATTTCAGGTCTCCGACTTTTACGGCAAGATTGAGCAGATCCAGATAATCGTCAACCTGTAATGCTGTCCGGGTAGTGGCTGCGTTCATGGGTGTTCAGTCTCCTTTGGCTTTCAATATAGTGAAGTGGATGAATGTTTATTTTTTCAATAATGATAATCATTATCATTGATTATTGTTATTATCCACATTTTGCTCTCAAAAAGCAATATAAAATTATAGGGTCTGCCTTTTTTTCTTGAAAAACAGTCCCAAACATGAACTGAGTTGCACATTTTATCACATTTAAAGAAGGAATGAGCAGGAACCCTACCATATTTTGTCGAATGAAACTGGATACGAAAGTCTTATGCTGATTTTTTGGGAAGAAGGAGAATTGCAATGAAGCGGTGTAAACTTTTGCTTCTGATTGGCATCTTGCTGATGCTGGCACCGCCTGCTGCCGCTCACGCTGAAAGACAGGATATTAAGTACCAGGCAGAACTGGATTACCCGCCTCTCAAGTACATCCAGAACGGTTATCTGACCGGCTTTGATATTGACCTGACGAGCCTGATTTTTGAGAAGCAGGAGTATCTGATTCACTACAGCACCGGAGACTGGGAGCAGACCTACAAACTGCTGACCGGCGGGCAGATCGACACAACCGGACTTATGGCTGTGACTGAGCAGCGGAAGAAGGATACTCTGTTCTCCACCCCAGTATTCAAAAGTTACATCTCCATCTATTCGCGGCAGGCACTTAAAGACAGGGTGACGGTGGATACGCTGGAACGTTACAAGATTGGTGTAGGCAAAAGCCAATATACTGCAGCTGTGCTGCAGAGCAAGGCAGGCGTTGCAAATTACATAGAATACCCGACTGTACCCGCTGCACTGGAAGCTCTCGTAAAAGGTGAAATTGACCTGCTGTTTGAAAATCAGGGGGTTGTCGACTACCTGATTGTTGAGCGGGGACTGACCGGCAATATTATCCGTAAAATGAGTAATTTATACCCGGTGGATGTGGCTTACGGCGTTAGCACCTCGTCTCCGGAGCTTGTCCCGTATATTAATGCAAGACTGGAACGGCTGCAGCGTTCAGGGGCGTTTGAAGAATTATATCAGCAGTATTTTTTCACCCATTCCGCCGGTTATACTGCGATGATTAATGACCGGATTATTTTTGGGATCGTTATCGGGCTCTCTGTGCTGCTTTTCGGCGTTGTATCCATCAGAATGTACATCCGGCGGCTGAGACGGACGATTCACTCCGAGCAGGAGTTTTTTGTGGATGTGATTGAGCATACCGGGATGATTGTGTGGGCTGTTGCCAGGGATAAGCGGGTCATACGCTTCAACCGGTTCGCGGAGAAGATGACCGGGCTGAAGGAACAGGATGTGCTTGGCAAAAAGCTCGACGAGCTTCCCGGGCTGGACGGCGATGTCTCGCTGCTCCACGATCTGCTGATCAGGGCGCTTTATCAGGATTTTGTCAATAATGTAGAGCTGAAGCTGCCTGAGCACTCGCCGGAGGCGCGGTATTTCTCGATCCGGACCACGCTGATCAAAGGGATGGACGCCCAGGATGAGGATGTCTATCTGCTGGTCGGACTGGATATCGATGACTGCAAGCAGAATGAGCTGAAGCTGCAGCTTAGCTATGAGGAACTGGAGTCCACCTATGAGGAACTGACGGCGACGGAAACGGAGCTGCAGGAGCAGTTATACAGGCTGAGCGTGAGTGAGCGCCGGCTCCGCCTGACCTCTGAAGGCTCCGGAGCCTATATGTGGGAGCTGGACTGGAAGACCGGGTTCTACAAGCTGTCGGAACGCTGGTACGAGGTCATGGGGTACACGGAGGATGAGATTAACGGGATGGAAAACGGAGTGCTCAGCATTATTCATCCGGATGACCGGGAACAAGCCGACAAGGCGAGACAGGAGCACTTTAGCGGGCAGACTCCGGTTTATGAGACCGAATACCGCATGCGGACCAAAGACAATCACTATATCTGGTTTGAAGTTAGAGGCAAGTCCATTGTTGACCCTGCGGATAACCTCAAGCTGTTCAACGGCTCGCTGATTGATATCAGCAGGCGCAAGCAGGCGGAATTCAAGCTGAGTAACAGCTATCAGGAGCTGGAAGCGACGTATGAACAGCTTACAGCGACACAGCAGGAGCTTGTGGAGCAATACGACATGCTGCTGGAGAATCAGAAGAACATGCACAGGCTGGCCTATATGGATTCACTCAGCAATCTGCCGAACCGGGTTTCCCTTCTGGAGGCGATGGAAAATTATTTCCGCCGGCCGGGCGGCAAAGCAGCGCTGATGTTCGTTGACACGGACAATTTTAAATATATCAATGATACACTGGGCCATAAATCCGGCGATATTCTGATCCGCAAGGCAAGTGAACGGCTGATGTCGCTTGTCCAGGATAAAGCAATGCTCTCCAGGCTCGGCGGTGATGAGTTTGTCGTCTTTATCGAGAATGCTGAAGACCGTGAAGCGGTGCTTACGCTGGCAGAGGATATTATGCGGGCTTTCCGCAGACCATTCCTGATCGGGGAGAGCAACCTGTATGTATCGGTCAGTATTGGTATTTCCTTTTACCCCGAGGACGGGGAGACGACAGAGGAAATTCTCAAGAATGCCGATGTGGCGATGTACCGGGCCAAGGAGGAAGGCAAGGGAACCTACGTTATCTATGACAAGTCGATGCACACTGCATTTAATGAACGGATGCATATTGAAAAGCATCTGCGCAGCGCAATGAACAATAATGAATTTGAGCTGCACTATCAGCCGCAGGCGGATATCAAGACTGGCCGGATAACCGGCTTCGAAGCCCTGATCCGCTGGAACAGTCCGGTGCTCGGGTTCGTGTCTCCACTCTCCTTCATCAAGGTTGCCGAGGATTCCAGGCTGATCATTTATATCGGGGAATGGGTTCTGCGGGAAGCCTGCAGCTTTATGAAAAGCATTCATGAGCGCACCGGCCGGCTCTATAAAATATCCGTTAATATTTCTATTATCCAGCTGCTGCAGGATGACTTTGTAGATATAGTGCTGGATAGCCTGGAGAAAAGCGGGCTCGCGCCAAGCTGTCTGGAGCTGGAGATTACCGAATCCATTTTCATGGAGTCGTTCGAGAGTACAGTCAGCAAGCTGGAGTTCCTCAAGTCGCGCGGTATCCGGATTGCCCTTGATGATTTCGGGACCGGCTATTCTTCACTGAGCTATCTGCAGCAGCTGCCCATTTCTACGCTCAAGATGGACAAAATCTTTATTGATTCCCTCGCCGATCAGGCTTACAGTGCATCCTTTGTCCAGACCATTATTGTACTTGGTCATAAAATGGGGCTGGATGTGGTGGCTGAAGGGGTAGAGGATGCCAGCCAGCTGACGTTCCTCAATGAATCGGGCTGTGATAAGGTCCAGGGCTACCTGATCAGCAGACCGGTGCCGCCGCGCGGGGTATGGGAGCTTCTGGAGCTGCAGAAGCCGGAATGATTGCTCCCGCCGCGGTTAAAGAGAATAAAACGGATCTGCGTACTGTACGCAGATCCGTTTTGCTGTAAAACAGACATAAATTATTGCAGAACAATCCGGTTTTTACCCGTTTTTTTGGCTTCGTACAAGGCGTCATCCGCCTGCTGAAAGGTAGAGCTCTTCGTGTCACGTACCGAGAATTCATGCATTCCGATACTCACGGTTACAGACCCGCCGTTCATTTCCTCAATCGGCATAGCGGCTATGCCGGTCAGAATCCGCTCCATAATCTCCCTTGCCTCCTGCAGCTCCTTGGCGGTCAGAATGACTACGAACTCCTCTCCGCCGTAACGGGCAGCAAAGTCATCGGTGCCGATATGCTTCAGAACTACAGCGGCTACCTGCTTGAGGACAATATCCCCTACCCAGTGTCCGAACTGATCGTTCACTTTTTTGAAATTATCGATATCCAAAACAGCCAGCTGCATCGGAAAAGGGTTGCTCTGCTGATGATCAATCAGCCAGCCCAGGTATTCGTGAAACGTCTTGTGATTGTACAAATCAGTCAGCGGATCAATCTTCGACAGCCGGTCCATAATGATGTTCTGGATGCGCAGATCCTGCTCTGACTTCGCGGATTCCTCAAGCGACTGCATGAGGTCGCGACCGCGGCCGATAACCCCGAATCCGGCCAGTGCAGTACCGGCGAAAATCAGTGCAATCATAATGTGCTGAATCCGCAGCGTATATTCGTACTCCGGCGTATTTATAAACAGCATAACGATGTAGAGCAGACAAATCAGCGAAGATGCCTTCATATAGCTGCTCTTGAGGTAGATCATCGATACAAGCAGGGGAAGCAGCATAATGAGCGGCTTGACCTCATATTCGGCAGTTAAGTTAGTGATAATCAGGATGGCATAGAGATGACTGGCGACAACAATCGAGAATTCCGAGAACACCGTTTTCCACCTGTAGATTGCCTCCAGAATGAGAATCAGGACAAGAATGAAGGAATCGGGAATCAGCACATGGATGACAAAATAATGTCTGTCTGTAAATTCAGGTCTATGGCCCCACATGGATAGTGAGATGAAAAGCTGACTTGCCAAATATACCAGGAGAACCATCCAAAAGGTATTGAGGAGTACCCGGTTCCAGTAGCTTTGGCGAGGAGTTGGCGGCGGGATGTGCATAGATATTTCCTCATTTCCAGTGGCAATATAACTATATATTCGACAAATATCCCTCTGATCCTCCCATTTGCCGTGAACAATATAATGTTCGTGTTTTAGTGATTTTATTATTAATTATATCCTTATAAATTTGTATATATAATTAAAACACGAATTATTTAAGGACAACACTCTTGACACATTCGTCTCATTTCTGTAGAATTCCTATTGGCTCATAAAATAAATTGAAGCTGTTCGTATATCCCCGGAGATAAGGTTTGGGGGTTTCTACAGGGAACCGTAAATTCCTGGCTACGAATAGGATGCATTTTGCATACCTATGAAGAGCCGGGATTTTTTGTGTGTTGCGCTATCATATCGCAGAAACGGCGGCTGAGAAGTCAGCGTTTCTTCCTGGGAGGAACAAGAGAACAGATGAGTAAATATGATGTGATTGTTGTAGGTGCCGGCCCGGCCGGAATATTTGCCTGTTATGAACTGACCCTCAAGGCCCCTGAATTGAAAATATTGCTTGTAGATAAAGGCCATGACATTTACCGCCGCAGCTGTCCGATCCTGGAGGAGAAAATCAAGCTCTGTCCGCCTGCCGCCGGCCGCAAGGAGTTCGCCGGCTGTCTGCCGGCCTGCTCCATTACTGCCGGGTTCGGAGGCGCCGGAGCTTACAGTGACGGCAAATTTAATATCACAACTGAATTCGGCGGCTGGATGACCGACTATCTGGCACCTTCAAAGGTGCTGGAGCTGATCGAATATGTGGATGCCATCAACCTGGAGCATGGTGCAACTCCGGCTATTACCGATCCGACAACGGACAGTATCCGCAGTATTGAGCAGCGCGGGTATGCCGCCGGTCTTAAGCTGCTGCGGGCGCAGGTCCGGCATTTGGGTACTGAGCAGAACCTGGAGATTCTTAAATCCATATATGAATATTTAAAGACACGGATTGAAATGCAGTTTAAGACTGAGGTACAGGACATTATCACTGTCAAGGAGAACGGAGCCCACCGGATTACGGGGATAACGCTCAAGAACGGTGATATCCACGAAGCAGATCATGTCATGATTGCCCCGGGCCGTGACGGCTCCGCCTGGCTGACTGAGGTGCTGAAGAAGCGCCGGCTCAAAATGTACAACAATCAGGTCGACGTGGGTGTCAGAGTTGAAACGTCCGATGTGGTGATGCGCGAGATTAACGAGCATTTGTATGAAGGCAAATTTGTGTTTAATACATCGGTCGGTACCCGTGTCCGGACCTTTTGCAGCAATCCGTCCGGCCATGTGGTCGTAGAAAATCACAGCGGGGTCATGGCGGCCAACGGTCACTCTTATAAGGATCCGGCGCTTGGCTCCAAGAATACGAACTTTGCCCTGCTGGTGTCGCATACCTTTACAGAGCCGTTTGATAAGCCTAACGAGTATGCCCGGGAAATCTGCAAGCGGGCGAATGACCTCTCTAACGGCGGTGTAATTGTCCAGAAATACGGCGATATCCTGCGCGGGCGCCGTTCTACGGAGACCCGGATTAAGGAAGGGTTCCTCGAGCCGACACTAAAAGAAGCAGTTCCCGGTGACCTGGGCCTCGTCCTGCCTTACATTACCATGAAAAGCCTGATTGAAATGGTCGAGGCACTGGAAAAGGTAACCCCGGGCATTGCCTCTGAGCACACATTGTTCTATGGCGTAGAGGCGAAATTCTATTCGGCCCGGCCGAAGCTGACAGAGCAGCTGGAAACAGAAATTTCCGGACTCTACTGCGGCGGAGACGGGGCAGGCATTACCCGCGGACTGGCCCAGGCAGGCGCTGCAGGGGTATGGATTGCCCGCGGCATGCTGGAGCGTGTCGCGGCTTACATGTAACATGTACTATCAGGCTGTCTTTTTGCAAAGCTATTGCAGAAGGACAGCTTTTTTTTTATTAAAATTACTTCCTTTATTTAACTACACTGATATAATGTTAGAATACATAACATAATAGAGTGGAGTGGAAGTACAAATGCGAGTTCACCGGGGTAAAAATGTTCTGGTCGGTCTGCTGTTACTGGCCGTGGGTCTATACGGGTTATGGATAGACATTCATTGGCTGCATAAGCTGGTATATCTGGTGCTGATGGCGGCGCTTGGCGGGCTCGCATGGAATACATACTGCAGAGAAAGGTATAGAGACGGACTGCTTGAAGAAGCGCGGGATCAGGTTGAGGGGCTAGGCAATGAGATCGTGGTTACCTCAGACAGGCTCTACGGTGCGCTTGAAGAGATCAGCCGGCATACTGAAGGCCTGCAGCAGACAGCAGATTATTCACATGCTTACGAGGTGGACCTGCAGATCCGCAGCAATGAGGCGAAGGCGAATCTGGAAGGCGCTTTCTCGACGATGGGCGGTGTAGCTGAAATGACCACGCATATCAAGGCCTTAACGGAGCGGCTGGGAACAGGTATGCTGGATGCGCGCCAGCGAACAGCGGAAATGGTCCACTCGTTAGAGAGTACCGATGAGGTTATGGCTGAGCTGCAGGAGAGAAGCGGGGACATGCAGGATAAGTTCACTGCACTCAGCAGTCACATTGCCATGGTCGAGGAAATTAACTCCTTAATTGTAGGGATTGTTAATGAGACCTCGCTGCTGGCGCTGAACGCTTCGATCGAAGCGGCGAGGGCCGGAGAGCAGGGGCGCGGGTTCGCCGTGGTGGCGGCCCGGATCAGGCAGCTGGCAGATCAGAGCAGAAGCTCGGTGGAACGCTCGTCAGAGGTGCTGCAGGATATCAATAACGGTGTCCGGCAGGTATTGGAATCTGTGACTAAGGAGCAGAAGGCCGTTTCCCATGGTGTACAAGAGGTAGCTACGGTAAAGCTACGGTTGTCCGATGTATCGGCGAGAATTGAAGAGGTCGGGGCTGCCGTTACGGATACCGTTAATGCGGCTTCCAGACAGGGCGGATTAATTGAGGCAGCAACAAGTGAGCTGCGTGGTGCTGTCGGCATCGTGAATGAGACTATTGCCGGAGTGGACCTGACTCTGGAGCAGGTGACCCGGCAGCGGTCACAGATCGGCCAGCTTAATGAGATCAGCGCCAGTCTGCTGAGTGAATCGCAGGCTCTACAGCAGTCCGTGAGCCGGATTGCCGGACACGGAGCTGCTGACACAGGCCGTTACACAGCCCGGCTGCAGGAAATGCAAAGCCTGCTGCAGGAGCTTGCTGCCAGACAGGAGCTGGTTGAGACGGATACGGCAAGCCATGGCAGTGTGCTGACTGCCTGTATGAACAAAGTGCCCGAGGTGCAGGCTATCTGGTCCAACCGGACGGACGGCACATTTATTTTCTCCGAGCCGGCTGCCGGGCTGATGAATGCAAAACGCCGGGATTGGTACAACGGGGCGATAAATGAAGGCGAATATGTCTCCTCACCGTATGTCTCAGCGATTACCAAACGTTCCTGCATTACCTTGTCCAGGGCAATCAAGAATACCCGGGGAGAGACAGTTGGTGTAGTCGGGATTGATCTGGCGGTATAAGGAAGTATCGGGGACAGTTACGTGAGTGGCCGTTCTTGCCGGCAGGTGCGTCAAAAAACAGGTATGAAAGGTATAATAGCAGCAGCCGGCCCTGGTTGATGGGCCGGCTGCTTTTTGCATCAAAGAGTAAGGAACTGCATGGAAGCTGCTAACTCCCGGCTGCTTTAACAACCTGCAGCAGAGGCCAGACCGCCCGCCAGTTCTTTTTGGCTACCCGCTGCTCATACACGCTTTGAAGCTGAGGGGTAGCCGTGAAAAATGGAGACGGCCGGACGACCAGCCCGATAGCATCCCTGATCCCATGAGGTGCGGATAAGCGCAGACCGTCTTGCGGGGTCAAGGCCAGTCCAAGCGCAGTTGCGGTTTCCGGGAAATGTGCCATTCCATCCGTAGAGGAAGTATATGGCGCCAGGCCGTTAATAACATGCATTCTGGCCTGGTTTTTTACGGACCAGGGGACGGAACTGTCTATTTCCCGCAGCCGGGCTTCCCGGATCTTTTCGGTTTCCTCACGCAGATCATCCGGGTCGAAATAGATTACGTCTACATCGGCAAGCGGTGTCTTGCTGCTGAAGCCGTGCTGGAGATCCCACACCTTGGACCGCACAAATCCGGCGCAGACCCAGCAGTCCGGCAGCCCGAGAGTGCTCACGGCAGCCAAAATATCCATCATCCAGGGGTCTTCTTTTACAGCCTGCAATAAATCCTGCTCATTATTAATACGCAAATGAAAGGAACCTCCTTAACTTGATTCAGCCGGACAAGGAGCCGGCAGGCTCATAGCAGTAATCCTTTTATTATAAGACTTGAGAGGGGCGGCGGATATGCTGAAAGCGGCGATGTCAAATTGCTAACAGGAAGGGGCACACTCTATAATGTACCTTTAGATTGACCATTGGAGGCGTGATTGTGCATTATAACCTGACGATTCTGCTGCAGCTGTTTGAGCGGGCGGCGCTGCTGCTGATGTGCCTGTTCGTGCTGACCCGGCTGCCGCGGTTTAAGGAGATTTTTATTAAAGGAGCGTATGCTCCGCAAGAGCTGGCTATGGTGACCGTAGTGTTTAGCCTGTTTGCCATTATGGGGACTTATACCGGGATTAATGTGGAAGGTTCTCTTGTGAACGTGCGGATTATTGCCATCGTAGCCGGCGGTATTCTTTTTGGACCCTGGGTAGGTATGATTACCGGGCTGATCTCCGGCGTACACCGGTTTCTAATTGATATCGGCGGTGTGACTTCGGTGCCCTGCCTGATTACAAGTATTACAGCAGGGGTTGTATCCGGTGTGATCTACCGCCGCACTTCGCCTGAGAAACGCTGGATTGCCGGCATTTTGGCTGGAATGGTCTGTGAAGCATTGACGATGGTACTGATTCTATTGATGGCGAATCCGGCTTCACTTGGGGCGGAGATCGTGTCGAAGATTGCTTTTCCGATGATAGCCGGTCAGATTTGTGTCGGGTTTATTGTCATGCTCGTGCAGAGCGTGGAAGGGGAGAAGGAACGGATTGCCGCTAAACAGTCCAAGCTGGCGCTGGATATCGCGAACAAGACGCTGCCGTATTTCCGCAACATCAATCCCCAGTCGCTGCGGATCATTTGCGAGATTATTAAGGAGGATATCGGGGCTGATGCGGTTGCGATTACCGATACCGGCCACATCCGTGCTTATGTCGGTGTTGGTGAGGAATATTATACCGAGACGGACGACATCATCAGTGAAGAGACGAAGCAGACCATCAGCAGCGGGGAAATCACGATCCGTGATGATGATACAGAATATATGAACCGGGCGATTCGCTCGCTGATTATTATTCCTTTGAAGGAAAAGGGTGAGGTGACGGGGGCACTGAAGATTTATTACACCAAAGCCCACAAAATCACCTATTCCCTGCAGGCGATGGCTGTCGGTCTCTCCCAGATTATATCCACACTGATGGAGGTGTCGCGGGTCGAAGGGATCAAGGAGATGGCCAATAAGGCCGAGCTGAAGGCGCTGCAGACCAGCATCAACCCCCACTTTCTCTTTAACGCGCTGAATGCGATTGCCTCCTCCATCCGAATCGATCCAAGCAAGGCACGGGAGCTGATCGTCAATCTGTCAGGCTATATGCGCTACAATCTGGAGCTGACTGACGAATTCATCGACATCCGGCGTGAGCTGCAGCAGGTTCAGCAGTATGTGGAGATCGAAAAGGCACGGTTCGGCAGCCGTCTGGCGGTGGAGTATGAGATCGACGAGGTGGAGGTGCGTATTCCGAGCCTGATCATTCAGCCGCTTGTAGAGAACGCGATTGTTCATGGCATCCTGAAGATAAGAGGCCAGGGTACAGTAACGATTTCGGTAAAAGACTTGGGGAGTGCCGTGCGGGTTGGCATCACCGATACCGGGGCGGGCATCAGCGAAGAAACGATTGAGCGGGTCTATAGCGGCAGCATGCCGGATAACAAAATCGGACTATACAATGTGCACCAGCGGGTGAAACTGATTTACGGCCAGGGGCTGACCATTCACAGGCTGAAGCAAGGGACGGAAATTTATTTTGATGTCAGAAAGGAGCGGCAATGAGAGCGATAATCGTAGAGGATGAAGTGCTGGCCAGGCAGGAGCTGGCTTTTTTGATTGGAGCACACAGCAGCATACGGATTGCCGCTGAGTTTGAGGACGGGCTGGATGCGCTGAAGTACCTGCAGACCGAGGAGGTGGATGTGCTCTTTTTGGATATCAATATTCCGTCAATTGACGGGGTGCTGCTGGCCCAGAATATCAGCCGGTTCTCTGTTAAACCCTATATCGTATTTATCACCGCCTACAAGGAGCATGCCGCCGAGGCATTTGAGATCGAAGCCTTTGATTATATTCTGAAGCCCTACAGTGAAACGCGGATCAAGGCCATGCTGCGCAAGCTGGAAGGAGCGTATGCCGCACGCGGGCGTCAAAGTGAAGAAGAGCCGGTGAAGCTGAGCGACAAGGTGAATTTGTGGAAAAATGAGAAGATTATCGTCGTCGATGCCGACGAAATCTATTATGCTTCGGCGCAGGAGAAGACTACGAGCGTGATCACCAAGGGGGAGGAGTACAGTATGGCACTCAGCATCAGCGAGTTTCACAGCCGGCTGCCGCAGGACCGCTTTTTCCGCTGTCACCGTTCGTATCTCGTGAATCTGTCCAAAATTAAGGAGATCATCCCCTGGTTCAACAATACTTACCTGCTGCGGCTGCGCGATCTGGACTTTGAAGTGCCGGTCAGCCGGAGTAAAGTGAAGGAATTCAGGCAGATCATGCGCATCTAGCGGCCGTTCATTCCCCGTTACTGTCATCTCATTCCGGATTTCGCTCAAGAAAGCGCTATTTCGCTACAATAAAGAGGCAAAGAAGACCTCGCAGCGACTTCAGAGAGAAAGAAGGAATAGTTCATGACTACAACCATGCCAGGACATAAAAAATGGCTCATCGTGCTGGGTACAGTAATTATGCAGATGGGTCTGGGGACAATCTACACCTGGAGCCTGTTCAATGCTCAGCTCGTCAACAAGTTCGGATGGGAGCTCAGCTCTGTTTCGATAACTTTTTCCATTACCAGCTTTGCCCTGGCCTTCGCGACGCTGTTCGCGGGGAAACTGCAGGACCGGTTCGGCCTCCGCAGACTGACCGCTTCCGCCGGGATTATGCTGGGTCTAGGTCTGATCCTGAGCTCGCAGGCCAGCTCCCTGCCGATGTTCTACCTGTTGGCCGGGCTAGTAGTGGGTTATGCGGATGGTACGGCGTATATAACCTCGCTGTCCAACCTGATTAAATGGTTTCCCAAGAATAAGGGCCTAATCTCCGGCGTGTCTGTCGGCGCATATGGTACAGGCAGTCTGGTCTTCAAATATATCAACGGCAGCCTGATTGAGTCTCAAGGAGTATCCGGCGCTTTTCTATACTGGGGCATCATCGTTATGATTATGGTCGTCATCGGCTCGATGCTGGTGAGAGAGGCTCCAGTTCCGGCTCCGGCTGTGGCACAGGCGGTCTCCGGCAGAACTTCTGCCGCAGGCGGTACAGTGATTCCAGCCAAAGACTATACGGTAAAAGAAATGCTGCGCACCAAGGAAGCTTATCTGCTGTTCGTCATCTTTTTCACGGCCTGTATGAGCGGTCTTTACCTGATCGGTATCGTCAAGGATATCGGCATGACGCTGGCTGGTCTGGATGTGGCGGCTGCGGCTAATGC contains these protein-coding regions:
- a CDS encoding EAL domain-containing protein; translation: MKRCKLLLLIGILLMLAPPAAAHAERQDIKYQAELDYPPLKYIQNGYLTGFDIDLTSLIFEKQEYLIHYSTGDWEQTYKLLTGGQIDTTGLMAVTEQRKKDTLFSTPVFKSYISIYSRQALKDRVTVDTLERYKIGVGKSQYTAAVLQSKAGVANYIEYPTVPAALEALVKGEIDLLFENQGVVDYLIVERGLTGNIIRKMSNLYPVDVAYGVSTSSPELVPYINARLERLQRSGAFEELYQQYFFTHSAGYTAMINDRIIFGIVIGLSVLLFGVVSIRMYIRRLRRTIHSEQEFFVDVIEHTGMIVWAVARDKRVIRFNRFAEKMTGLKEQDVLGKKLDELPGLDGDVSLLHDLLIRALYQDFVNNVELKLPEHSPEARYFSIRTTLIKGMDAQDEDVYLLVGLDIDDCKQNELKLQLSYEELESTYEELTATETELQEQLYRLSVSERRLRLTSEGSGAYMWELDWKTGFYKLSERWYEVMGYTEDEINGMENGVLSIIHPDDREQADKARQEHFSGQTPVYETEYRMRTKDNHYIWFEVRGKSIVDPADNLKLFNGSLIDISRRKQAEFKLSNSYQELEATYEQLTATQQELVEQYDMLLENQKNMHRLAYMDSLSNLPNRVSLLEAMENYFRRPGGKAALMFVDTDNFKYINDTLGHKSGDILIRKASERLMSLVQDKAMLSRLGGDEFVVFIENAEDREAVLTLAEDIMRAFRRPFLIGESNLYVSVSIGISFYPEDGETTEEILKNADVAMYRAKEEGKGTYVIYDKSMHTAFNERMHIEKHLRSAMNNNEFELHYQPQADIKTGRITGFEALIRWNSPVLGFVSPLSFIKVAEDSRLIIYIGEWVLREACSFMKSIHERTGRLYKISVNISIIQLLQDDFVDIVLDSLEKSGLAPSCLELEITESIFMESFESTVSKLEFLKSRGIRIALDDFGTGYSSLSYLQQLPISTLKMDKIFIDSLADQAYSASFVQTIIVLGHKMGLDVVAEGVEDASQLTFLNESGCDKVQGYLISRPVPPRGVWELLELQKPE
- a CDS encoding GGDEF domain-containing protein produces the protein MWGHRPEFTDRHYFVIHVLIPDSFILVLILILEAIYRWKTVFSEFSIVVASHLYAILIITNLTAEYEVKPLIMLLPLLVSMIYLKSSYMKASSLICLLYIVMLFINTPEYEYTLRIQHIMIALIFAGTALAGFGVIGRGRDLMQSLEESAKSEQDLRIQNIIMDRLSKIDPLTDLYNHKTFHEYLGWLIDHQQSNPFPMQLAVLDIDNFKKVNDQFGHWVGDIVLKQVAAVVLKHIGTDDFAARYGGEEFVVILTAKELQEAREIMERILTGIAAMPIEEMNGGSVTVSIGMHEFSVRDTKSSTFQQADDALYEAKKTGKNRIVLQ
- a CDS encoding NAD(P)/FAD-dependent oxidoreductase, which translates into the protein MSKYDVIVVGAGPAGIFACYELTLKAPELKILLVDKGHDIYRRSCPILEEKIKLCPPAAGRKEFAGCLPACSITAGFGGAGAYSDGKFNITTEFGGWMTDYLAPSKVLELIEYVDAINLEHGATPAITDPTTDSIRSIEQRGYAAGLKLLRAQVRHLGTEQNLEILKSIYEYLKTRIEMQFKTEVQDIITVKENGAHRITGITLKNGDIHEADHVMIAPGRDGSAWLTEVLKKRRLKMYNNQVDVGVRVETSDVVMREINEHLYEGKFVFNTSVGTRVRTFCSNPSGHVVVENHSGVMAANGHSYKDPALGSKNTNFALLVSHTFTEPFDKPNEYAREICKRANDLSNGGVIVQKYGDILRGRRSTETRIKEGFLEPTLKEAVPGDLGLVLPYITMKSLIEMVEALEKVTPGIASEHTLFYGVEAKFYSARPKLTEQLETEISGLYCGGDGAGITRGLAQAGAAGVWIARGMLERVAAYM
- a CDS encoding methyl-accepting chemotaxis protein; protein product: MRVHRGKNVLVGLLLLAVGLYGLWIDIHWLHKLVYLVLMAALGGLAWNTYCRERYRDGLLEEARDQVEGLGNEIVVTSDRLYGALEEISRHTEGLQQTADYSHAYEVDLQIRSNEAKANLEGAFSTMGGVAEMTTHIKALTERLGTGMLDARQRTAEMVHSLESTDEVMAELQERSGDMQDKFTALSSHIAMVEEINSLIVGIVNETSLLALNASIEAARAGEQGRGFAVVAARIRQLADQSRSSVERSSEVLQDINNGVRQVLESVTKEQKAVSHGVQEVATVKLRLSDVSARIEEVGAAVTDTVNAASRQGGLIEAATSELRGAVGIVNETIAGVDLTLEQVTRQRSQIGQLNEISASLLSESQALQQSVSRIAGHGAADTGRYTARLQEMQSLLQELAARQELVETDTASHGSVLTACMNKVPEVQAIWSNRTDGTFIFSEPAAGLMNAKRRDWYNGAINEGEYVSSPYVSAITKRSCITLSRAIKNTRGETVGVVGIDLAV
- a CDS encoding nucleotidyltransferase family protein, with translation MRINNEQDLLQAVKEDPWMMDILAAVSTLGLPDCWVCAGFVRSKVWDLQHGFSSKTPLADVDVIYFDPDDLREETEKIREARLREIDSSVPWSVKNQARMHVINGLAPYTSSTDGMAHFPETATALGLALTPQDGLRLSAPHGIRDAIGLVVRPSPFFTATPQLQSVYEQRVAKKNWRAVWPLLQVVKAAGS